A genomic window from Streptomyces brevispora includes:
- a CDS encoding DUF2469 domain-containing protein translates to MSAEDLEKYETEMELKLYREYRDVVGLFKYVIETERRFYLTNDYEMQVHSVQGEVFFEVSMADAWVWDMYRPARFVKQVRVLTFKDVNIEELNKSDLELPGG, encoded by the coding sequence ATGAGCGCCGAGGACCTCGAGAAGTACGAGACCGAGATGGAGCTGAAGCTCTACCGGGAGTACCGCGATGTCGTCGGTCTGTTCAAATATGTGATCGAGACCGAACGGCGCTTCTACCTCACCAACGACTACGAGATGCAGGTGCACTCGGTCCAGGGCGAGGTGTTTTTCGAGGTGTCCATGGCGGATGCCTGGGTCTGGGACATGTACCGGCCCGCACGGTTCGTCAAGCAGGTCCGGGTCCTGACGTTCAAGGACGTCAACATCGAGGAGCTCAACAAGAGCGATCTCGAACTTCCGGGTGGCTGA
- a CDS encoding NUDIX hydrolase, which produces MSVEKRKVSRLVLLDPDDRILLMHGFEPEAPASAWWFTPGGGLEGDETRERAALRELSEETGITDVELGPLLWKRMCSFSFDGRRWDQDEWYFLARTTQTLTDTSGQTGLERRSVAGLRWWTSAELSATRETVYPTRLAGLLRTLLDEGPPRAPLVLAPEIA; this is translated from the coding sequence GTGTCCGTTGAGAAGCGCAAGGTCTCCCGCCTGGTACTCCTGGATCCGGACGACCGCATTCTACTGATGCACGGGTTCGAACCGGAGGCCCCGGCGAGCGCGTGGTGGTTCACCCCCGGCGGCGGGCTGGAGGGCGACGAGACCCGGGAGCGGGCGGCGCTGCGCGAGCTGTCCGAGGAGACCGGGATCACGGATGTCGAGCTGGGCCCGCTTCTCTGGAAGCGGATGTGCTCCTTCTCGTTCGACGGCCGGCGCTGGGATCAGGACGAGTGGTACTTCCTCGCCCGTACGACACAGACCCTGACGGACACCAGCGGGCAGACCGGGCTGGAACGGCGCAGTGTCGCGGGTCTGAGGTGGTGGACCTCCGCCGAACTGTCGGCGACGCGTGAGACGGTGTACCCGACCAGACTCGCCGGGCTGCTGCGCACGCTGCTCGACGAGGGTCCTCCGCGTGCGCCGCTGGTCCTGGCTCCCGAAATCGCCTGA
- the lepB gene encoding signal peptidase I, whose amino-acid sequence MAVGARSGHGEPEDRPDIPGNAESAGTTAGRTESDDDSPSNGSTARKKPRSFWKELPLLIGIALILALLIKTFLVQAFSIPSDSMQNTLQRGDRVLVDKLTPWFGAEPERGEVVVFHDPGGWLENTPAANPNAVQKFLSFIGLMPSAEEKDLIKRVIAIGGDTVECQMNGPVTVNGKALDDKSFIFKGNTACNDEPFGPVEVPKGRIWVMGDHRQNSLDSRYHQELPGGGTVSTDEVVGRAIVVAWPINRWATLPIPKTFDQPGLNAAAALAPGALGFAGAVPIVLRRRRHRAAPERQKQD is encoded by the coding sequence TTGGCGGTGGGCGCACGATCCGGACACGGCGAACCCGAGGACCGGCCGGACATTCCGGGCAATGCCGAGTCGGCCGGGACAACAGCGGGCCGGACGGAGAGTGACGACGACTCCCCGAGCAACGGCAGTACGGCCCGGAAGAAGCCCCGCTCCTTCTGGAAGGAGCTGCCGCTCCTCATCGGCATTGCGCTGATCCTCGCGCTGCTGATCAAGACGTTTCTGGTGCAGGCGTTCTCGATTCCGTCGGATTCGATGCAGAACACCCTCCAGCGGGGGGACCGGGTGCTGGTCGACAAGCTGACCCCGTGGTTCGGCGCCGAGCCGGAACGCGGTGAGGTCGTCGTCTTCCACGATCCGGGCGGCTGGCTGGAGAACACCCCGGCGGCCAACCCGAACGCGGTGCAGAAGTTCCTGAGCTTCATCGGGCTGATGCCGTCAGCCGAGGAGAAGGATCTGATCAAGCGGGTCATCGCGATCGGCGGTGACACGGTCGAGTGCCAGATGAACGGTCCCGTCACGGTCAACGGCAAGGCGCTGGACGACAAGTCCTTCATCTTCAAGGGGAACACCGCCTGCAACGACGAGCCGTTCGGCCCGGTCGAGGTCCCCAAGGGCCGTATCTGGGTGATGGGCGACCACCGTCAGAACTCCCTCGACTCCCGCTACCACCAGGAGTTGCCGGGCGGCGGCACCGTCTCCACGGACGAGGTGGTCGGCCGGGCCATCGTGGTCGCGTGGCCGATCAACCGCTGGGCGACCCTGCCGATTCCGAAGACCTTCGACCAGCCGGGGCTGAACGCCGCGGCGGCGTTGGCGCCCGGTGCGCTCGGCTTCGCCGGCGCCGTGCCCATCGTGCTCCGGCGCAGGCGGCACCGGGCCGCTCCGGAACGGCAGAAGCAGGACTAG
- the lepB gene encoding signal peptidase I codes for MSGTGRTDDGRGRLGSMLSGLAVAVGCVLFLGGFAWAAVVYRPYTVPTESMTPTVNAGDRVLAQRVDGSEVRRGDVVVFTDQAWGDMPMVKRVVGIGGDKIACCEKGGLLTVNGIPVEEPYLRTTDPASGNDFTAEVPKGKLFLLGDDRRVSLDSRVHLEDRGQGSVPRSAVTARVDAVAWPLGAMIERPKAFAALPGGVSSAGPLKLQLGAVAVGVVLILAGAVYGPVAARTARSKRNKQRQAATGVR; via the coding sequence ATGAGTGGAACGGGACGTACGGATGACGGCCGCGGCCGGCTCGGCAGCATGCTGTCGGGGCTGGCGGTGGCCGTCGGCTGTGTGCTCTTCCTCGGCGGTTTCGCCTGGGCAGCCGTGGTGTACCGGCCGTACACGGTGCCGACCGAGTCGATGACACCGACGGTGAACGCGGGCGACCGGGTTCTCGCGCAACGGGTGGACGGCAGCGAGGTGCGCCGCGGTGATGTGGTGGTGTTCACCGACCAGGCGTGGGGCGATATGCCGATGGTGAAGCGGGTCGTCGGAATCGGCGGCGACAAGATCGCCTGCTGCGAGAAGGGCGGGCTCCTCACGGTCAACGGCATACCCGTTGAGGAACCGTATCTGCGGACGACCGACCCCGCCTCGGGGAACGACTTCACGGCCGAGGTGCCCAAGGGAAAGCTCTTTCTCCTGGGCGACGACCGCCGGGTCTCGCTGGACTCCCGGGTCCATCTGGAGGACCGCGGACAGGGCTCGGTACCCCGCAGCGCCGTGACGGCCCGGGTGGACGCCGTCGCCTGGCCGCTGGGCGCCATGATCGAACGGCCGAAGGCCTTCGCCGCGCTGCCGGGCGGGGTGTCGTCGGCGGGGCCCCTCAAGCTTCAGCTCGGGGCCGTGGCCGTGGGTGTGGTGCTCATTCTGGCCGGTGCCGTGTACGGCCCGGTCGCGGCCCGTACCGCCCGGTCGAAGCGGAACAAGCAGCGGCAGGCGGCTACCGGTGTCCGTTGA
- the lepB gene encoding signal peptidase I: MGNRGRPHGAADPGGPPPAGTGPTAARSLPTRAERRKLARKVKRKRRRSAVQEIPLLITVALVIALVLKTFLVQAFVIPSGSMEQTIRIGDRVLVDKLTPWFGSRPQRGDVVVFKNPSDWPPPNPVTAKEPPVVIKQVKGVLTFIGLLPSDDEQDLIKRVVAVGGDTVKCCDTDGRLMVNGQAVEEPYLYPGNPPSTIKFEVKVPLGRIFVMGDHRSNSADSRFHLDKTARGTVSEDAVVGRAVVIAWPFGHWRKLEERPAFSTVPDARAGTATAPGPSNSVSQDPNGMIRLPTPAELPLVMGVVGLHRLGRRRWHGIRSRCGGFGGGRTIRTRRTRGPAGHSGQCRVGRDNSGPDGE, encoded by the coding sequence ATGGGTAACCGCGGGCGGCCGCACGGCGCTGCCGATCCCGGGGGACCACCCCCCGCCGGCACCGGACCGACGGCCGCCCGCTCGCTGCCCACGAGGGCGGAGCGGCGCAAGCTCGCCCGCAAGGTGAAGCGGAAGCGGCGCAGATCGGCCGTCCAGGAGATACCCCTCCTCATCACCGTCGCCCTGGTGATCGCGCTGGTCCTCAAGACGTTCCTGGTGCAGGCCTTCGTGATCCCGTCGGGGTCCATGGAACAGACCATCCGGATCGGCGACCGGGTCCTCGTGGACAAGCTGACGCCCTGGTTCGGGTCCCGGCCACAGCGTGGTGACGTGGTCGTGTTCAAGAACCCCTCCGACTGGCCGCCGCCGAATCCGGTCACGGCGAAGGAGCCCCCCGTCGTCATCAAGCAGGTGAAGGGTGTGCTGACCTTCATCGGGCTGCTGCCGTCCGACGACGAACAGGACCTGATCAAGCGAGTGGTCGCCGTCGGTGGCGACACGGTGAAGTGCTGCGACACGGACGGCCGGCTCATGGTCAACGGCCAGGCGGTCGAGGAGCCCTATCTGTATCCCGGCAATCCCCCCTCCACGATCAAATTCGAGGTAAAGGTTCCGCTCGGGCGAATCTTCGTGATGGGTGACCATCGCTCCAATTCCGCCGATTCACGTTTCCATCTGGACAAGACGGCCCGCGGCACGGTTTCCGAGGATGCCGTAGTGGGACGGGCCGTGGTGATCGCCTGGCCCTTCGGACACTGGCGGAAGCTGGAGGAACGTCCGGCGTTCTCCACGGTCCCGGACGCGCGCGCCGGGACTGCTACTGCCCCCGGGCCGTCGAATAGTGTGTCCCAGGATCCCAACGGAATGATCCGGCTCCCGACCCCTGCGGAACTCCCGCTCGTTATGGGAGTGGTTGGCCTGCACCGGCTAGGGCGCAGGCGGTGGCACGGAATAAGGAGCAGATGTGGGGGATTTGGCGGTGGGCGCACGATCCGGACACGGCGAACCCGAGGACCGGCCGGACATTCCGGGCAATGCCGAGTCGGCCGGGACAACAGCGGGCCGGACGGAGAGTGA
- a CDS encoding YraN family protein — translation MNARGALGRYGEDLAARLLTDAGMSVLERNWRCRAGEIDIVALDGDALVICEVKTRRAGGFEHPMAAVTPAKADRLRRLAELWLDRHDGPPPGGVRIDLVGVVLPRRGAPRAEHARGVA, via the coding sequence ATGAACGCACGGGGGGCACTCGGGCGGTACGGCGAGGATCTGGCGGCGCGGCTGCTGACCGATGCCGGCATGTCCGTACTGGAGCGGAACTGGCGCTGTCGCGCCGGCGAGATCGACATTGTCGCGCTGGACGGCGACGCGCTCGTCATCTGTGAGGTGAAGACGCGCAGGGCGGGTGGCTTCGAGCACCCGATGGCCGCCGTCACACCGGCCAAGGCGGACCGGCTGCGACGGCTGGCCGAACTCTGGCTCGACCGGCACGACGGCCCGCCGCCCGGCGGGGTGCGGATCGACCTGGTCGGCGTGGTGCTGCCCAGGCGCGGTGCACCGCGGGCCGAGCATGCGCGGGGGGTGGCCTGA
- the dprA gene encoding DNA-processing protein DprA, with amino-acid sequence MSDRERLARAALTRVLEPGDERGGRWLRECGGVELLRRITVRDGSAEQLNGMTAKRLAGYRLRVETADPARDLAAVAEVGGRFVCPGDQEWPTQLDDLGDTRPTGLWVRGRPGLRLWALRSVAVVGARACTPYGAHMATTLGAGLAERGWVVVSGAAFGVDGAAHRGALAAGGATMAVLACGVDVVYPRGHTELIGRMVEQGLVIGELPPAAHPTRSRFILRNRVIAALTRGTVVVEAEYRSGSLVTARWAQRLGRFTMGVPGPATSGLSAGVHELLRGEGVLVTDAAEVAELVGDMGELAPARCGPVLPRDLLDAECGRVLDALPARGAADGREVARTAGTSADAALARLYELHSLGFVERHGDGWELTRRRTRNDDARRGGT; translated from the coding sequence GTGAGCGACCGGGAGCGGCTGGCGCGCGCCGCGCTGACCAGGGTCCTGGAGCCGGGGGACGAACGGGGTGGCCGCTGGCTGCGGGAGTGCGGCGGTGTGGAACTGCTGCGGCGGATCACGGTCCGGGACGGATCGGCCGAGCAGCTGAACGGCATGACGGCGAAACGTCTGGCCGGCTATCGGCTGCGGGTGGAGACGGCCGACCCCGCGCGGGATCTGGCGGCCGTGGCCGAGGTCGGCGGGCGCTTCGTGTGTCCGGGCGACCAGGAGTGGCCGACCCAGTTGGACGACCTGGGCGACACCAGACCGACCGGGCTCTGGGTACGGGGAAGGCCTGGTCTGCGGCTCTGGGCGCTGCGTTCGGTCGCGGTGGTCGGCGCCCGCGCCTGCACACCGTACGGCGCGCACATGGCGACGACACTTGGCGCAGGTCTCGCCGAGCGGGGGTGGGTCGTCGTCTCGGGCGCGGCGTTCGGGGTCGACGGGGCGGCGCACCGGGGCGCCCTCGCCGCCGGTGGCGCGACGATGGCGGTGCTGGCCTGCGGGGTGGACGTCGTGTACCCCCGCGGACACACCGAACTGATCGGGCGCATGGTCGAACAGGGACTCGTCATCGGCGAACTGCCGCCGGCCGCCCACCCCACCCGCAGCAGATTCATCCTCCGGAACAGGGTCATCGCCGCGTTGACGAGGGGAACCGTCGTGGTCGAGGCCGAATACCGCAGCGGTTCACTGGTCACGGCACGCTGGGCCCAGCGACTGGGCCGCTTCACCATGGGCGTTCCGGGACCTGCCACCAGCGGTCTGTCGGCAGGCGTTCATGAACTCCTTCGAGGGGAGGGCGTGCTGGTGACGGACGCCGCGGAAGTCGCCGAACTGGTGGGTGACATGGGAGAACTCGCCCCGGCCAGATGCGGTCCGGTGCTTCCGCGGGACCTTCTGGACGCCGAGTGCGGCCGGGTCCTCGACGCGCTGCCGGCCCGCGGCGCCGCCGACGGGCGCGAGGTGGCCCGCACCGCGGGAACGAGCGCCGACGCTGCGCTCGCCAGGTTGTACGAACTGCACTCACTGGGGTTCGTCGAACGTCATGGCGATGGATGGGAGTTGACGCGACGGCGGACTCGCAATGACGACGCGCGGCGAGGCGGTACTTGA
- a CDS encoding YifB family Mg chelatase-like AAA ATPase yields MGFARACSVALVGVEGVVVEVQADLEPGVAAFTLVGLPDKSLVESRDRVRAAVANSGAEWPQKKLTVGLSPASVPKGGSGFDLAVACAVLGAAERIDPASIADVVMIGELGLDGRVRPVRGVLPAVLAAAEAGYRQVVVPEQTAGEAALVPGVSVLGVRSLRQLIALLRDEPVPEEQEPHDQGRPDTMLAGLMVPGAGMGTGTARGSAQGEGHRPDLADVAGQERPRKALEVAAAGSHHLLLSGPPGAGKTMLAERLPAILPPLTRQESLEVTAVHSVAGILPPGEPLVSRAPYCAPHHSATMQSLIGGGNGLPRPGAVSLAHRGILFLDEAPEFSVRALDALRQPLESGHVVVARSAGVVRLPARFLMVLAANPCPCGRHTLSGAGCECPPASVRRYQARLSGPLLDRVDLRVAVDPVKRADLMGQGGRGESTATVVARVRAARARAAERLAGTPWTTNSEVPGHELRTRLVVAPGALMAAERDMERGLLTARGLDRVLRVAWTVADLRGADRPDASDVAVALELRTGIPRGAPLTAGAA; encoded by the coding sequence ATGGGGTTCGCGCGTGCCTGCTCGGTGGCGCTGGTCGGCGTCGAGGGCGTGGTGGTGGAGGTCCAGGCGGACCTGGAGCCCGGGGTGGCGGCGTTCACCCTGGTGGGGCTGCCGGACAAGAGCCTGGTGGAGAGCCGCGACCGGGTCAGGGCGGCGGTGGCCAATTCCGGCGCGGAGTGGCCGCAGAAAAAGCTCACGGTGGGTCTGTCCCCGGCCTCGGTACCCAAGGGCGGTTCGGGTTTCGATCTCGCTGTCGCGTGCGCGGTGCTCGGCGCGGCCGAGCGGATCGACCCCGCTTCGATCGCCGATGTGGTGATGATCGGGGAGTTGGGGCTCGACGGCCGGGTACGGCCGGTGCGCGGGGTACTGCCCGCCGTCCTGGCCGCGGCGGAGGCCGGCTACCGGCAGGTGGTCGTCCCGGAACAGACGGCGGGCGAGGCAGCGCTGGTGCCCGGGGTCTCCGTGCTCGGGGTCCGGAGCCTGCGGCAGTTGATCGCCCTGCTCCGCGACGAACCGGTGCCCGAGGAACAGGAGCCCCACGACCAGGGGCGTCCCGACACCATGCTGGCCGGCCTCATGGTGCCCGGCGCCGGTATGGGCACCGGCACCGCCAGGGGTTCGGCGCAGGGCGAGGGACACCGGCCCGACCTGGCGGACGTCGCGGGTCAGGAGCGTCCGCGCAAGGCCCTGGAAGTCGCAGCGGCTGGCAGCCACCACCTTCTGCTGTCCGGACCGCCGGGCGCGGGCAAGACCATGCTCGCCGAACGGCTGCCCGCGATCCTGCCGCCCCTGACCAGGCAGGAATCCCTTGAGGTGACCGCGGTGCACTCGGTGGCGGGCATCCTTCCGCCGGGCGAACCCCTGGTCTCCCGGGCGCCGTACTGCGCACCGCACCACTCGGCGACCATGCAGTCGCTGATCGGCGGGGGCAACGGGCTGCCACGGCCCGGCGCGGTGTCGCTGGCTCATCGCGGCATCCTCTTTCTGGACGAGGCGCCGGAATTCTCGGTACGGGCCCTGGACGCACTGCGTCAGCCGCTGGAGTCGGGGCACGTGGTGGTGGCTCGCAGCGCCGGGGTGGTGCGGCTGCCGGCCCGGTTCCTGATGGTGCTGGCCGCCAACCCGTGCCCGTGCGGGCGGCACACCCTGAGCGGGGCCGGCTGTGAATGCCCTCCCGCGTCGGTCCGGCGCTACCAGGCCCGGCTCTCCGGCCCGTTGCTCGACCGGGTGGATCTGCGGGTGGCCGTCGACCCCGTCAAGCGCGCGGACCTGATGGGACAGGGCGGCCGGGGCGAGTCGACCGCGACGGTCGTCGCCCGGGTGCGGGCGGCCCGGGCCCGGGCGGCGGAGCGACTGGCCGGCACCCCCTGGACCACCAACAGCGAAGTGCCCGGACACGAGTTGAGGACCCGGCTGGTCGTGGCGCCGGGGGCACTGATGGCGGCCGAGCGGGACATGGAGCGGGGCCTGCTCACCGCACGCGGCCTGGACCGGGTTCTGCGGGTGGCGTGGACCGTCGCGGATCTACGGGGCGCCGACCGGCCGGACGCCTCGGACGTCGCGGTGGCACTGGAGCTGCGGACCGGGATCCCGCGAGGGGCCCCACTGACGGCGGGGGCGGCATGA
- the lepB gene encoding signal peptidase I — protein MAGGARSGHGQSTERLEQPADAAFDPVGETGDPDVLEGARTSDRDGKEPRKPRPFWKELPLLIGIALILALLIKTFLVQAFSIPSDSMQNTLQRGDRVLVDKLTPWFGSEPERGEVVVFHDPSGWLDGEPTPEPNAVQTFLSFIGLMPSSQEKDLIKRTMAVGGDTVSCKKGGPVEVNGKALDEPYLFPGGTPCDDMPFGPFKVPDGKIWVMGDHRQDSSDSRYHTNDANKGFVPVDEVVGRAVVVAWPINRWATLPVPDTFDQPGLSAAAAMAPGAIGIAGALPIVIRRRRRLTSERTAR, from the coding sequence GTGGCAGGCGGAGCACGATCTGGACACGGACAGTCCACGGAGAGGCTCGAGCAGCCCGCTGACGCTGCCTTCGATCCGGTGGGGGAGACCGGGGATCCGGACGTGCTGGAGGGTGCGCGCACCTCGGACCGGGACGGAAAGGAGCCGAGGAAGCCCCGCCCCTTCTGGAAGGAGCTGCCGCTCCTCATCGGCATTGCGCTGATCCTCGCGCTGTTGATCAAGACGTTTCTGGTGCAGGCGTTCTCGATTCCGTCGGATTCGATGCAGAACACCCTCCAGCGGGGTGACCGGGTGCTGGTCGACAAGCTGACCCCGTGGTTCGGCTCGGAGCCGGAACGCGGTGAGGTCGTCGTCTTCCACGACCCCAGTGGCTGGCTGGACGGGGAGCCGACTCCTGAGCCGAATGCGGTGCAGACCTTTCTGAGCTTCATCGGTCTGATGCCGTCGTCGCAGGAGAAGGACCTGATCAAGCGGACGATGGCGGTCGGCGGAGACACCGTGTCGTGCAAGAAGGGCGGCCCGGTCGAGGTCAACGGGAAGGCGCTCGACGAGCCGTACCTCTTCCCCGGTGGCACGCCGTGCGACGACATGCCCTTCGGGCCGTTCAAGGTGCCCGACGGCAAGATCTGGGTGATGGGCGACCACCGGCAGGACTCCTCGGACTCGCGCTATCACACCAATGACGCCAACAAGGGCTTCGTGCCGGTGGACGAGGTCGTGGGCCGGGCCGTGGTGGTGGCCTGGCCGATCAACCGCTGGGCGACCCTGCCGGTCCCGGACACCTTCGACCAGCCGGGTCTGAGCGCCGCGGCGGCGATGGCACCCGGTGCGATCGGCATCGCCGGTGCGCTGCCGATCGTGATCAGGCGCAGGCGCAGGCTGACCAGCGAGCGTACCGCCCGGTAG
- the whiG gene encoding RNA polymerase sigma factor WhiG gives MPQHTSGSDRAAVPPAARDTVRPPAPSSLDELWRSYKTTGDERLREQLILHYSPLVKYVAGRVSVGLPSNVEQADFVSSGVFGLIDAIEKFDIERAIKFETYAITRIRGAMIDELRALDWIPRSVRQKARAVERAYATLEARLRRTPSEAEVAAEMEIALEELHAVFSQLSLANVVALEELLHVGGEGGDRLSLMDTLEDTAADNPVEVAEGRELRRLLARAINTLPDREKTVVTLYYYEGLTLAEIGNVLGVTESRVSQIHTKSVLQLRGKLADSGR, from the coding sequence ATGCCCCAGCACACCTCCGGGTCTGACCGTGCGGCAGTACCACCGGCTGCGCGTGACACTGTGCGCCCTCCCGCCCCCTCCTCGCTCGACGAGTTGTGGCGCTCGTACAAGACCACGGGCGACGAGAGGCTGCGGGAACAGCTGATCCTGCACTACTCGCCCCTGGTGAAGTACGTCGCCGGCCGGGTGAGCGTGGGCCTGCCGTCCAACGTCGAGCAGGCGGACTTCGTCTCCTCGGGGGTCTTCGGGCTGATCGACGCGATCGAGAAGTTCGACATCGAGCGCGCGATCAAGTTCGAGACGTACGCGATCACCCGCATCCGGGGCGCGATGATCGACGAACTCCGTGCGCTGGACTGGATCCCGCGCTCCGTGCGCCAGAAGGCGCGGGCCGTGGAACGCGCCTACGCCACGCTGGAGGCGCGGCTGCGTCGTACCCCGTCGGAGGCGGAGGTCGCCGCGGAGATGGAGATCGCGCTGGAGGAACTGCATGCGGTTTTCAGCCAGTTGTCGCTGGCGAACGTGGTCGCACTGGAGGAGCTGCTCCATGTGGGCGGCGAGGGCGGCGACCGGCTGAGCCTGATGGACACGCTCGAGGACACCGCCGCCGACAACCCGGTGGAAGTGGCCGAGGGGCGTGAGCTCAGGCGGCTGCTCGCCCGGGCGATCAACACCCTCCCGGACCGCGAGAAGACGGTCGTCACGCTCTACTACTACGAGGGTCTCACCCTCGCCGAGATCGGGAACGTCCTCGGGGTCACCGAGAGCCGGGTCAGCCAGATCCACACCAAGTCCGTGTTGCAGTTGCGCGGGAAACTGGCCGACTCCGGTCGCTGA
- the lepB gene encoding signal peptidase I, translating into MDTEARTTERDRSSAAPTGPEEGSRFSRMQHRFAASMSLRRTLALGAVCSVFVLLLSAFVVQPFLIPSGSMESTLRVGDRVLVNKLAYRSGSVPRRGDVLVFDGTGSFVQEAPQGNPVTGLLHAAAASLGLAEPAETDFVKRVVGVGGDRVVCCDKRGRVEVNGRPVDEGYLFAGDAPSRAPFDIVVPDGTLWMMGDHRSRSRDSRDHLGEPGGGMVPVDKVIGRADWIGWPLGRLGSLPGTEAFDGIPAPGAAHG; encoded by the coding sequence ATGGACACGGAAGCAAGAACCACGGAGCGCGACCGCTCCTCCGCAGCCCCCACGGGGCCGGAGGAGGGGTCGCGCTTCTCGCGTATGCAGCACCGTTTCGCCGCCTCGATGTCGTTGCGGCGTACTCTCGCGCTCGGTGCCGTCTGCTCGGTCTTCGTCCTGCTCCTCAGCGCCTTCGTGGTGCAGCCGTTCCTGATCCCAAGCGGCTCGATGGAGTCCACGCTGCGGGTCGGGGACCGGGTGCTGGTCAATAAGCTGGCGTACCGTTCCGGCTCTGTACCCCGGCGTGGCGACGTGCTGGTCTTTGACGGCACCGGCTCCTTCGTCCAGGAGGCGCCGCAGGGGAACCCCGTCACCGGGCTGCTGCACGCCGCGGCGGCTTCCCTGGGGCTCGCGGAGCCCGCCGAGACCGACTTCGTGAAGCGGGTGGTGGGTGTGGGGGGCGACCGGGTGGTCTGCTGCGACAAGCGGGGGCGGGTCGAGGTGAACGGCCGGCCGGTGGACGAGGGCTACCTGTTCGCGGGTGACGCGCCGTCCCGGGCCCCGTTCGACATCGTCGTGCCGGACGGCACGCTCTGGATGATGGGCGATCACCGCAGCCGTTCCCGGGACTCCCGCGACCACCTGGGCGAACCGGGGGGCGGCATGGTGCCCGTCGACAAGGTGATCGGCCGGGCCGACTGGATCGGCTGGCCGCTGGGACGGCTGGGCTCTTTGCCGGGCACCGAGGCCTTCGACGGCATACCGGCGCCGGGGGCGGCACATGGGTAA
- a CDS encoding TetR/AcrR family transcriptional regulator, which yields MAEHRTMQRGALLDAARSLLSEGGTEALTFPALAERTGLARSSVYEYFRSRAAVVEELCTVDFPVWAAEVENAMERAGTPEEKIEAYVRRQLDLVGDRRHRAVVAISASELDAGAREKIRAAHGGLIAMIVEALGDLGHEQPRLAAMLLQGSVDAAVRRIELSVAEEPDVIADTAVAMILRGVRGVPGEQG from the coding sequence GTGGCCGAGCACCGGACCATGCAGCGCGGCGCCCTCCTGGACGCAGCGCGTTCCCTGCTGTCCGAGGGAGGCACGGAGGCACTGACCTTCCCCGCCCTCGCCGAACGCACGGGCCTCGCCAGGTCATCCGTCTACGAGTACTTCCGTTCCCGCGCCGCCGTCGTCGAGGAGCTCTGCACCGTCGACTTCCCCGTCTGGGCGGCCGAGGTGGAGAACGCGATGGAGCGGGCAGGGACGCCGGAGGAGAAGATCGAGGCGTACGTGCGACGGCAGCTCGATCTCGTGGGGGACCGGCGCCACCGGGCCGTCGTCGCGATCTCCGCGAGCGAGCTGGACGCGGGCGCCCGCGAGAAGATCCGCGCCGCGCACGGCGGGCTGATCGCCATGATCGTCGAGGCGCTCGGAGATCTCGGCCATGAGCAGCCCAGGCTGGCGGCCATGCTGCTGCAGGGCTCCGTGGACGCCGCGGTGCGACGCATCGAACTCAGCGTGGCGGAGGAGCCGGACGTGATCGCGGACACCGCCGTCGCCATGATCCTTCGCGGCGTCCGGGGAGTCCCCGGCGAGCAGGGCTGA